A DNA window from Sulfitobacter sp. BSw21498 contains the following coding sequences:
- the rpsJ gene encoding 30S ribosomal protein S10 encodes MAQSQNIRIRLKAFDYRVLDASTQEIVNTAKRTGASVRGPIPLPNKIEKFTVLRGPHVDKKSRDQFEIRTHKRLLDIVDPTPQTVDALMKLDLAAGVDVEIKLQS; translated from the coding sequence ATGGCACAAAGCCAAAACATCCGCATCCGTTTGAAGGCGTTCGATTACCGCGTGCTGGATGCGTCCACACAAGAAATCGTCAACACCGCCAAGCGTACCGGTGCATCTGTTCGCGGCCCAATCCCGCTGCCGAACAAGATTGAGAAATTCACTGTTCTGCGTGGCCCACACGTTGACAAGAAATCCCGTGACCAGTTCGAAATCCGCACGCACAAGCGCCTGCTGGATATCGTTGATCCGACCCCCCAGACCGTGGACGCGCTGATGAAGCTCGACCTGGCCGCTGGTGTGGACGTCGAGATCAAGCTGCAGTCATAA
- the rplC gene encoding 50S ribosomal protein L3, with protein sequence MLRSGVIAKKMGMTRLFMEDGKQIPVTVLQLDKLQVVAQRTIERDGYTAVQLGAGTAKVKRTSQAMRGHFAAAKVEPKRKVAEFRIDPEAMLNVGEEIIADHYFAGQYVDVAGTSIGKGFQGAMKRHNFGGLRATHGVSVSHRSHGSTGQCQDPGKVFKGKKMAGHMGSARVTTQNLEVVKTDSVRGLIMVKGAVPGSKGGWVTVKDAVKKPFPEDAILPAALKSAADEAAKAAEEAAAAAAAEAEAEAARLAEEQAATEAAALAEAEASIESDKKEGDE encoded by the coding sequence ATGTTGCGCTCAGGCGTTATTGCAAAAAAGATGGGCATGACCCGTTTGTTCATGGAAGACGGCAAGCAGATCCCTGTGACCGTTCTTCAGCTCGACAAACTTCAGGTTGTTGCTCAGCGTACCATCGAACGGGACGGCTACACAGCTGTTCAGCTCGGCGCAGGTACAGCCAAGGTTAAACGGACGTCGCAAGCCATGCGCGGTCACTTTGCAGCAGCAAAGGTTGAACCAAAGCGTAAGGTCGCGGAATTCCGCATCGACCCAGAAGCCATGTTGAACGTCGGCGAAGAAATCATCGCCGATCATTACTTTGCTGGTCAGTATGTTGACGTTGCAGGCACTTCCATCGGTAAGGGCTTTCAGGGCGCGATGAAGCGTCACAACTTTGGTGGTCTGCGCGCGACACACGGTGTTTCCGTATCTCACCGTTCGCACGGTTCCACCGGTCAGTGTCAGGATCCGGGCAAGGTTTTCAAAGGCAAGAAAATGGCCGGTCACATGGGTTCTGCTCGTGTTACCACTCAGAACCTTGAAGTTGTCAAAACTGACAGCGTACGTGGTCTGATCATGGTCAAAGGCGCCGTTCCAGGCTCCAAAGGTGGTTGGGTGACTGTTAAGGATGCGGTGAAAAAGCCGTTCCCCGAAGATGCAATCCTACCTGCCGCTTTGAAATCTGCTGCAGACGAAGCCGCTAAAGCAGCTGAAGAAGCCGCCGCAGCAGCAGCCGCAGAAGCCGAAGCCGAAGCAGCACGCTTGGCTGAAGAGCAAGCAGCAACCGAAGCTGCCGCCCTTGCCGAAGCCGAAGCATCCATTGAGTCGGACAAGAAGGAAGGTGACGAATGA
- the rplD gene encoding 50S ribosomal protein L4, whose translation MKLDVIKLDGGAAGSVDLDEALFGLEPRADILHRVVRWQRNNAQQGTHKVKTRSEVSYSTKKIYRQKGTGGARHGARSAPIFRKGGIYKGPTPRSHGHELTKKFRKLGLRHALSAKAKTGSLVIIDDVNSDGKTAALAKQVKNLGWKRALIIDGASVNENFLQAARNIEGLDILPTMGANVYDILKRDTLVITKAGIEALEARLK comes from the coding sequence ATGAAACTTGATGTCATCAAACTCGACGGCGGCGCAGCCGGTTCGGTAGACTTGGACGAGGCCCTGTTCGGTCTTGAGCCACGCGCCGACATTCTGCACCGTGTTGTCCGCTGGCAGCGTAACAACGCGCAGCAGGGTACGCACAAGGTCAAGACACGGTCCGAGGTTAGCTATTCGACCAAGAAGATCTATCGTCAGAAAGGCACCGGCGGCGCACGCCACGGCGCACGTTCTGCACCGATCTTCCGTAAGGGTGGTATCTACAAGGGTCCAACCCCGCGTAGCCACGGCCACGAACTGACCAAGAAGTTCCGCAAACTGGGTCTGCGCCACGCTTTGTCTGCCAAGGCAAAAACAGGCAGCCTGGTTATCATCGACGATGTAAACTCGGATGGGAAAACCGCAGCTTTGGCCAAACAGGTTAAGAACCTGGGCTGGAAACGCGCGTTGATCATCGATGGTGCCTCGGTAAATGAGAACTTCTTGCAAGCCGCGCGCAACATCGAAGGTCTGGATATCCTGCCGACGATGGGTGCAAACGTCTATGACATCCTTAAGCGTGATACACTCGTGATCACCAAAGCAGGGATCGAAGCACTGGAGGCCCGTTTGAAATGA
- a CDS encoding 50S ribosomal protein L23 has product MSAKHEHYDVIRKPIITEKATMASEHNAVVFEVAIDSNKPMIKEAVEALFGVKVKAVNTSITKGKAKRFRGQMGRRKDVKKAYVMLEEGNTIDVSTGL; this is encoded by the coding sequence ATGAGCGCCAAGCACGAACATTACGATGTGATCCGCAAGCCGATCATCACTGAAAAAGCGACGATGGCTTCCGAGCACAACGCCGTCGTTTTCGAAGTCGCGATCGACAGCAACAAGCCAATGATCAAAGAAGCTGTTGAAGCTCTCTTTGGTGTCAAAGTGAAGGCCGTGAACACGTCCATCACCAAAGGCAAGGCAAAGCGTTTCCGCGGCCAGATGGGTCGCCGGAAGGACGTTAAGAAGGCTTACGTTATGCTCGAAGAGGGTAACACCATCGACGTATCCACCGGTCTGTAA
- a CDS encoding DUF1206 domain-containing protein → MSANSHQSTRSEILSHIDPDDFSWAVPIMRTGYAGRGLVYLVVAGLSLWSVLSGGQAEGTKSTLQSLDGATGFAVIFAIATGMFAYAIWRAVDSFWDLEAYGSGAKGIVARLGMLVTGVIHGAIGALAVTVLGVSSSGSSSKELLNQFLQTPAGVWVVGGVGLVTMGTGFYYFYKAASQSYREHLEANHFTMHWNPVLRIGVAAQGVVVVIIGGLIVYAAMSANASDAGGIDAAFEWLHQQAYGRILVGLLCAGLLMFSLFCFVNAVYRIVPKAADPSVQSVARKIKSMAQ, encoded by the coding sequence ATGTCAGCCAACAGCCATCAATCCACCCGATCGGAAATTCTATCTCACATCGACCCCGATGACTTCTCCTGGGCCGTGCCGATCATGCGAACCGGCTATGCCGGACGCGGGTTGGTTTATCTGGTGGTCGCTGGGCTATCCTTGTGGTCCGTACTGTCGGGTGGGCAGGCTGAGGGCACAAAATCTACACTGCAATCGTTGGACGGAGCGACCGGCTTTGCCGTGATTTTTGCAATTGCTACGGGTATGTTTGCCTATGCGATCTGGCGCGCTGTTGATAGTTTTTGGGATCTTGAGGCTTACGGGTCGGGGGCAAAAGGTATTGTCGCGCGGCTGGGGATGCTGGTGACTGGCGTCATCCATGGCGCAATCGGTGCCTTGGCCGTCACCGTGCTGGGAGTGTCGTCATCGGGGTCTAGCAGCAAAGAGCTCTTGAACCAGTTCCTTCAAACGCCAGCCGGCGTGTGGGTTGTCGGCGGCGTCGGACTGGTCACCATGGGAACGGGATTTTACTATTTCTACAAAGCAGCCTCGCAGTCATATCGCGAACATCTGGAGGCTAACCACTTTACCATGCACTGGAACCCGGTTTTGCGCATCGGTGTCGCCGCGCAGGGGGTTGTTGTGGTGATCATCGGCGGTCTGATCGTCTACGCCGCGATGAGCGCGAATGCATCAGATGCTGGCGGCATTGATGCGGCTTTTGAATGGTTGCACCAGCAGGCCTATGGGCGCATTCTGGTGGGGCTTCTCTGCGCAGGGTTGCTGATGTTCTCTCTGTTTTGCTTTGTGAACGCAGTGTACCGGATTGTACCGAAGGCGGCTGATCCGTCCGTGCAAAGCGTGGCGCGCAAGATCAAGTCGATGGCGCAATAA
- the rplB gene encoding 50S ribosomal protein L2, which yields MALKSYKPTTPGQRGLVLIDRSELWKGRPVKSLTQGLTKSGGRNNTGRITMRRTGGGAKRLYRIVDFKRNKLDMSAVVARIEYDPNRTAFIALIQYEDGEQAYILAPQRIAVGDKVISSAKADIKPGNAMPFSGMPIGTIVHNIEMKPGKGGQIARAAGTYAQFVGRDGGYAQIRLSSGELRLVRQECMATVGAVSNPDNSNQNFGKAGRMRHKGIRPSVRGVVMNPIDHPHGGGEGRTSGGRHPVTPWGKPTKGAKTRNKNKASSKLILRSRHAKKKGR from the coding sequence ATGGCACTCAAGTCGTACAAACCGACGACGCCAGGCCAGCGTGGGCTGGTACTGATCGACCGTTCGGAGCTTTGGAAAGGCCGCCCGGTCAAATCCCTTACTCAGGGTTTGACCAAATCAGGCGGTCGGAACAACACCGGACGGATCACAATGCGTCGCACAGGCGGTGGGGCAAAGCGCCTTTACCGTATCGTCGATTTCAAACGCAACAAGCTGGACATGTCCGCTGTTGTCGCACGGATCGAATATGACCCTAACCGGACCGCATTCATCGCACTGATCCAGTACGAAGACGGCGAACAGGCTTACATCCTGGCACCACAGCGTATCGCTGTCGGCGACAAGGTGATTTCCTCGGCCAAGGCCGACATCAAGCCTGGTAACGCTATGCCATTTTCGGGCATGCCTATCGGTACAATCGTTCACAACATCGAAATGAAGCCAGGCAAAGGCGGCCAGATCGCACGCGCCGCCGGTACCTACGCACAATTCGTAGGCCGTGATGGTGGATACGCTCAGATCCGTTTGTCCTCGGGCGAACTGCGTCTGGTGCGTCAGGAATGCATGGCCACCGTTGGTGCCGTGTCCAACCCTGACAACTCCAACCAGAACTTCGGTAAAGCGGGCCGCATGCGTCACAAGGGTATCCGCCCTTCGGTACGTGGTGTTGTTATGAACCCGATCGACCACCCTCACGGTGGTGGTGAAGGCCGTACATCGGGTGGTCGTCACCCTGTTACGCCTTGGGGCAAGCCCACAAAGGGTGCAAAAACCCGCAACAAGAACAAAGCGTCCAGCAAGCTTATCCTACGCTCGCGCCACGCCAAGAAGAAGGGGCGTTAA
- the rpsS gene encoding 30S ribosomal protein S19 has protein sequence MSRSVWKGPFVDSYVLKKAEASRESGRSEVIKIWSRRSTILPQFVGLTFGVYNGHKHIPVNVSEEMIGQKFGEYSPTRTYYGHAADKKAKRK, from the coding sequence ATGTCTCGTTCAGTATGGAAAGGTCCTTTTGTTGACTCTTATGTCCTCAAAAAGGCCGAAGCCTCCCGCGAAAGCGGTCGCAGCGAAGTGATCAAGATTTGGTCGCGCCGTTCCACGATCTTGCCACAGTTTGTTGGCCTGACGTTCGGTGTGTACAACGGTCACAAGCACATCCCTGTAAACGTCAGCGAAGAGATGATTGGTCAGAAGTTTGGTGAGTATTCGCCAACTCGCACCTATTATGGTCACGCAGCCGACAAAAAAGCGAAGCGGAAATAA
- the rplV gene encoding 50S ribosomal protein L22 — protein MSKDKNPRRVADNEARAKLRMLRTSPQKLNLVAAMIRGKKVDKALTDLTFSKKRIALDVKKCLQSAIANGENNHNLDVDELVVAEAYVGKNLIMKRGRPRARGRFGKIIKPFSEITIVVRQVEEQA, from the coding sequence ATGAGCAAGGATAAGAATCCCCGCCGCGTGGCTGATAACGAAGCCCGTGCAAAACTGCGCATGCTTCGCACAAGCCCGCAGAAACTGAACCTCGTCGCCGCGATGATCCGTGGCAAGAAGGTAGACAAGGCCCTTACGGACCTGACCTTCTCCAAAAAGCGGATCGCACTGGACGTGAAGAAATGCCTTCAGTCCGCCATCGCGAACGGCGAAAACAACCACAACCTTGACGTGGATGAACTGGTCGTTGCCGAAGCATATGTCGGCAAAAACCTGATCATGAAACGTGGTCGTCCGCGTGCGCGTGGCCGTTTCGGCAAGATTATCAAGCCGTTTTCGGAAATCACGATCGTCGTGCGTCAAGTTGAGGAGCAAGCCTGA